From the Spiroplasma sp. BIUS-1 genome, one window contains:
- a CDS encoding GNAT family N-acetyltransferase, whose translation MKFRYNESVSKNKKYDIVSKHYINYYTDPTNIELESRKVDNFEILSYKNHSNLIITKEWDYKFENYDVIMENKIRNIINFTEHKYDGREISNKLKFKDSYKFMALNLSEIDKFKNHDLEEVELVRFKTKEELEKFIEIVNSVFLEEFSDAKKFYGIFDEYKDFSELYLLRYKGEFVGTGHLTHFDNKTTVIDDITVLDSVRGKGLATFLMKSLLNICFERNQEEVYLFGSEMAINIYKKLGFKDEDFWMEQLKLVY comes from the coding sequence ATGAAATTTAGATATAATGAATCAGTTTCAAAAAATAAGAAATACGATATAGTTTCAAAACATTACATAAATTACTATACTGATCCAACAAATATAGAGTTGGAATCAAGAAAAGTAGATAATTTTGAAATTTTATCTTATAAAAATCACTCAAACTTAATTATTACAAAAGAATGAGATTATAAATTTGAAAACTATGATGTGATTATGGAAAATAAAATTAGAAATATAATTAACTTTACAGAACATAAATATGACGGAAGAGAAATTTCTAATAAGTTAAAGTTTAAAGATAGTTATAAATTCATGGCATTAAATTTATCTGAGATAGATAAGTTTAAAAACCATGATTTAGAAGAAGTAGAACTTGTAAGATTTAAAACAAAAGAGGAGTTAGAAAAATTTATAGAAATTGTAAACTCAGTTTTTTTAGAAGAATTTAGTGATGCAAAAAAATTCTATGGTATTTTTGATGAATATAAAGATTTTAGTGAACTCTATCTATTAAGATATAAAGGTGAATTTGTTGGAACAGGTCACTTAACTCACTTTGATAATAAAACAACTGTAATTGATGATATTACAGTTCTGGATAGCGTTAGAGGAAAAGGTCTAGCTACTTTTTTAATGAAGTCTTTATTGAATATTTGTTTTGAAAGAAACCAAGAAGAGGTATATTTATTTGGTAGTGAAATGGCTATAAATATTTATAAAAAACTTGGTTTTAAAGATGAAGATTTCTGAATGGAACAATTAAAATTAGTTTATTAA
- the rpsP gene encoding 30S ribosomal protein S16: protein MVKLRLKRAGKKRAAFYRIVASDARVKRDGEYIELIGTYNPINGEVNVKKEIALKWLQQGAQPTDTVRNILSKEGVMTDLHNVKLENKKNQPKKEKVAKKPAAKKTTTAAKKPAAAKKPAATEKEASAE from the coding sequence ATGGTTAAATTAAGATTAAAAAGAGCTGGTAAAAAAAGAGCTGCATTCTACAGAATTGTAGCATCTGATGCTCGTGTTAAACGTGATGGAGAATACATCGAATTAATTGGAACATACAACCCAATTAATGGAGAAGTAAATGTTAAAAAAGAAATCGCTTTAAAATGATTACAACAAGGAGCTCAACCAACTGATACAGTTAGAAATATTCTTTCAAAAGAAGGTGTAATGACTGATTTACACAATGTAAAATTAGAAAACAAAAAAAACCAACCAAAGAAAGAAAAAGTAGCTAAAAAACCAGCTGCTAAAAAAACTACAACAGCTGCTAAAAAACCAGCTGCTGCTAAAAAACCTGCAGCAACTGAAAAAGAAGCTTCAGCTGAGTAA
- the rimM gene encoding ribosome maturation factor RimM (Essential for efficient processing of 16S rRNA) gives MLNNLKKIGKIVATHGLKGELKFKIEDNLILDGEIQKEQFFLENSSKNLDVFEVEKSYFLNKKHIIALEDIDTIEKAQKLVNNTVYVKKDSEFIVEEFSYVGFECFVNNKSYGKVIEEMFNGAHDLIKIKYENENIWVPCVDFYIKEIDEENEKIYLKEIEVLSNWSSQ, from the coding sequence ATGCTTAATAATCTAAAAAAAATAGGAAAAATTGTTGCAACTCATGGTTTAAAAGGTGAATTGAAGTTTAAAATTGAAGATAACTTAATTCTGGATGGAGAAATCCAAAAAGAACAGTTCTTTTTAGAAAATAGTTCAAAAAACCTTGATGTGTTTGAAGTTGAAAAATCATACTTTTTAAATAAAAAACACATTATAGCTTTAGAAGATATAGATACTATTGAAAAAGCTCAAAAGTTAGTTAATAACACAGTTTATGTTAAAAAAGATTCTGAATTCATTGTTGAAGAATTTAGTTATGTTGGATTTGAATGCTTTGTTAATAACAAATCTTATGGAAAAGTTATTGAAGAAATGTTCAATGGAGCACATGATTTAATTAAAATTAAATATGAAAATGAAAATATATGAGTTCCTTGCGTTGATTTCTATATAAAAGAAATTGATGAAGAAAATGAAAAAATATATTTAAAAGAAATTGAGGTTTTATCAAATTGAAGTTCTCAATAA
- the trmD gene encoding tRNA (guanosine(37)-N1)-methyltransferase TrmD, whose product MKFSIITLFPNLINSYISESIIKRAIDKNSIEVEVIDLRNHTNLKHNQVDDYQFGGGKGMVLMVEPVVNAIESCKQQNSLVVLTSPQGKTWNQNLAREYAIKYEHIILICGHYEGFDERILDYVDLELSIGDYVLTGGEIASIVVLDSITRLLDGVIAKDSHLNDSFENNLLDHPVYTKPIEFRGKTVPEVLTSGHHANVEKYRQEGRLRNTFNKRPDLLEKSKLSNTDLEFIENLKKMKGDN is encoded by the coding sequence TTGAAGTTCTCAATAATAACTTTATTTCCAAATTTAATTAATTCTTACATATCAGAGTCGATCATAAAAAGAGCTATAGATAAAAATAGTATAGAAGTTGAAGTTATAGATCTTAGAAATCACACTAATCTAAAACACAATCAAGTTGATGATTATCAATTTGGTGGAGGAAAAGGTATGGTTCTAATGGTCGAACCAGTGGTTAATGCTATTGAGAGTTGCAAACAACAAAACAGTTTAGTTGTTTTGACAAGTCCACAAGGTAAAACTTGGAATCAAAACTTGGCAAGAGAATATGCTATAAAATATGAGCACATAATATTAATTTGTGGTCATTATGAGGGTTTTGATGAGAGAATTCTAGACTATGTAGATTTAGAATTATCTATTGGAGATTATGTTCTTACTGGTGGAGAGATAGCAAGTATTGTTGTACTAGATTCAATAACAAGGTTATTGGATGGAGTGATAGCAAAAGATTCTCATCTAAACGACAGTTTTGAAAATAACCTTCTAGATCATCCGGTTTACACAAAGCCAATAGAGTTTAGAGGTAAAACTGTGCCAGAAGTTTTAACAAGTGGTCATCATGCAAATGTTGAAAAATATCGCCAAGAAGGTAGATTAAGAAATACTTTTAATAAAAGACCAGATCTTTTAGAAAAAAGTAAATTATCAAACACAGATTTAGAATTTATTGAAAATTTAAAAAAAATGAAAGGAGATAATTAA
- the rplS gene encoding 50S ribosomal protein L19, whose protein sequence is MNMLTKNTKALIDEQLNDSLPNFTSGDTIKVNVKIKEGEKYRIQAFEGVVIKTQGSGISYSVCVRKNSNGVFVERTFPVHSPIIESIEIIKRGRVRRARIYYIRKLSGKAARIKEVINNKTKDASSVKKAVKK, encoded by the coding sequence ATGAATATGTTAACAAAAAACACAAAAGCTTTAATTGATGAACAATTAAACGATAGTCTTCCAAACTTTACATCAGGAGATACTATTAAAGTTAATGTAAAAATTAAAGAGGGAGAAAAATACCGTATCCAAGCATTCGAGGGTGTTGTTATTAAAACTCAAGGAAGTGGAATTTCATACTCAGTTTGTGTAAGAAAAAACTCAAATGGTGTTTTTGTTGAAAGAACTTTCCCAGTTCATTCACCAATTATTGAATCAATTGAAATCATTAAACGTGGACGTGTAAGAAGAGCTAGAATTTACTACATTAGAAAATTATCAGGTAAAGCTGCACGTATTAAAGAAGTTATCAACAACAAAACAAAAGATGCTTCTTCAGTTAAAAAAGCAGTTAAAAAATAA
- a CDS encoding DUF3196 family protein, translating to MKNYYEEIMEKINESINNNDFEQALKIVGEELSAPYVPQDFEDQLANLEKSLMEKLNFNENNFNNWNTDKVLEIMSKKMDQDIHLMAFDALRGLNARLIIEELKEYLIDKEIKPEYKTFLFMVLIEQGIDQEIVIEKNEKSISLNPSKYKLSEAQDILKDIELKIEQLVYDVNPSLFAICQHIASTYFYYSFPIFNFETYSLNDLAIAIIMKASNSLGIEFDTNLELKLDFNKDNTMLLLNELNNII from the coding sequence ATGAAAAATTATTATGAAGAAATAATGGAAAAGATTAATGAATCAATTAATAATAATGATTTTGAACAAGCATTAAAAATAGTTGGTGAAGAGTTGAGTGCTCCTTATGTTCCTCAAGATTTTGAAGATCAATTGGCAAATTTAGAAAAATCTTTAATGGAAAAACTTAACTTTAATGAGAACAATTTTAATAATTGAAATACAGATAAAGTATTGGAGATAATGTCTAAAAAAATGGATCAAGATATTCATTTAATGGCTTTTGATGCTCTTAGGGGATTAAATGCAAGATTAATAATAGAAGAACTAAAAGAATATTTAATAGATAAAGAAATAAAACCTGAATATAAAACATTTCTATTTATGGTTTTAATAGAACAAGGAATTGATCAAGAAATAGTTATTGAAAAAAATGAGAAAAGTATTTCTTTAAATCCTTCTAAATATAAATTGAGTGAAGCTCAAGATATTCTAAAAGATATTGAATTAAAAATAGAGCAACTAGTCTATGATGTAAATCCAAGCTTATTTGCTATTTGCCAACATATTGCGAGCACATATTTTTACTATAGTTTTCCAATCTTTAACTTTGAAACATATAGTTTAAATGATTTGGCAATTGCAATAATTATGAAAGCATCAAATTCACTTGGTATAGAATTTGATACTAACTTAGAATTAAAATTAGATTTTAATAAAGATAATACAATGTTATTATTAAATGAGTTGAATAATATTATATAA
- the obgE gene encoding GTPase ObgE: MKFVDLAHFNIKSGKGGDGAVSFRHELYVANGGPNGGDGGKGGDVIFIADEGKSSLLDLKLQKFYSAEDGYKGDIKNMHGKNGKDTYIKVPVGTIIYDADTNELLYDFITDGQEEVVARGGKGGRGNARFANSRNKAPTIFEAGDPGQEINIKAELKVLADVGFVGLPNAGKSTLLRTISNSKPQVADYPFTTLNPQLGVSRDKQGRTFTVADLPGLIEGASLGKGLGHEFLRHIERCKIICHVIDMSGNYATEDVIKNYELIRKELIEYNYNLEKRVEIIVANKMDIDEAQINVLYFKEKYKDRKIIEVSGLNKMNIDQLLLEIGSTLEEVKDIPLWEIKDENPQDYKVYTFESDLKDIQVKNLGNGRWRIEGEDVYKVYQKTPISTYDNLLLFNEKLKHLGVYNILREKGAQQGDIVKVFDIELEWMD, from the coding sequence ATGAAATTTGTAGACTTAGCACATTTTAATATTAAATCAGGTAAAGGTGGAGATGGAGCTGTCTCTTTTCGTCATGAACTTTATGTAGCTAATGGTGGACCCAATGGTGGAGATGGTGGTAAAGGTGGAGATGTTATCTTTATTGCTGACGAAGGAAAGTCATCATTGCTAGATTTAAAATTACAAAAATTTTATAGTGCAGAAGATGGTTACAAAGGTGACATCAAAAACATGCACGGAAAAAATGGAAAAGACACATATATCAAAGTTCCTGTAGGAACTATAATATATGATGCAGACACAAATGAATTATTATATGATTTCATAACTGATGGCCAAGAAGAGGTTGTTGCTCGTGGAGGAAAAGGTGGAAGAGGTAATGCTAGATTTGCTAACTCTAGAAACAAAGCTCCAACAATTTTTGAAGCAGGAGATCCTGGTCAAGAAATAAACATTAAAGCTGAACTAAAAGTTTTAGCTGATGTTGGGTTCGTGGGTTTACCAAATGCTGGTAAGTCAACTCTTTTAAGAACAATTTCTAATTCAAAACCTCAAGTTGCTGACTATCCATTTACAACTTTAAACCCACAACTTGGAGTTTCAAGAGATAAACAAGGAAGAACTTTTACTGTAGCAGATCTACCTGGTTTAATTGAAGGAGCTAGTTTAGGGAAAGGATTAGGACATGAGTTTTTAAGACATATTGAAAGATGTAAAATTATTTGTCATGTTATTGATATGTCAGGTAACTATGCAACAGAAGATGTTATAAAAAACTATGAATTAATTAGAAAAGAATTAATAGAATATAACTATAATTTAGAAAAAAGAGTGGAAATTATAGTTGCAAACAAAATGGATATTGATGAAGCTCAAATTAATGTTTTATATTTTAAAGAAAAATATAAAGATAGAAAAATAATTGAAGTTTCTGGATTAAATAAAATGAACATTGACCAATTGCTTTTAGAAATTGGTTCAACTTTAGAAGAGGTTAAAGATATACCTCTTTGAGAAATAAAAGATGAAAATCCTCAAGATTATAAAGTTTATACATTTGAAAGTGACTTGAAAGATATTCAAGTTAAAAACCTTGGAAATGGTAGATGAAGAATCGAAGGAGAAGATGTCTATAAAGTTTATCAAAAAACACCAATATCAACTTATGACAACTTACTTTTATTTAATGAAAAACTTAAACATTTAGGTGTTTATAATATTCTTAGAGAAAAAGGTGCTCAACAAGGAGATATTGTAAAAGTATTCGATATAGAATTGGAGTGAATGGATTAA
- the nadE gene encoding NAD(+) synthase, which yields MNMELKEYLDYLVEWLREEVKKSNQKGLVVGISGGIDSAVVAALAKRAFPNDYITVWMPCKSSELDEKCKAELINDLDLKNVTVDLSQTFEVISKSLNDSGIEQSKLALANTKARLRMSILYSMAQTHNYLVLGTDNADEWHIGYFTKFGDGGVDLLPIVHLLKREVREAAKILGVPESIINRAPTASLWEDQTDESEIGFSYDLIDDYISGKPVADEVKQRVDHLHKISEHKRNGAPMPKNIR from the coding sequence ATTAATATGGAATTAAAAGAATATTTAGATTATTTAGTTGAATGACTAAGAGAAGAAGTTAAAAAATCAAATCAAAAAGGTTTAGTAGTTGGTATTAGTGGTGGAATTGATTCAGCGGTTGTAGCTGCACTTGCTAAAAGAGCTTTTCCAAATGACTATATAACTGTTTGAATGCCATGTAAATCAAGTGAATTGGATGAAAAATGTAAAGCAGAATTAATTAATGATTTAGACTTAAAAAATGTAACAGTAGATTTAAGTCAAACATTTGAAGTTATTTCAAAATCATTAAATGACTCTGGTATTGAACAATCTAAATTAGCTCTGGCAAATACAAAAGCAAGACTTAGAATGTCTATTTTATATTCAATGGCTCAAACTCACAACTACTTAGTTTTAGGAACTGATAATGCTGATGAATGACATATTGGTTACTTTACAAAATTTGGAGATGGTGGAGTTGACTTACTTCCGATAGTACATTTATTAAAAAGAGAAGTAAGAGAAGCTGCTAAAATATTAGGAGTTCCAGAATCAATCATAAACAGAGCTCCAACAGCTAGTTTATGAGAAGATCAAACAGATGAATCAGAAATAGGATTTAGCTATGATTTAATTGATGATTATATAAGCGGTAAACCTGTTGCTGATGAAGTAAAACAAAGAGTTGATCATTTACACAAAATTTCAGAACACAAAAGAAATGGCGCACCAATGCCAAAAAATATTAGATAA